TTACAGTGAGCGGCCGAGTCCACCTTGACCCACAGCCCACGCCGGCACAGCGCCAGGCCGAAAACCTGCTGGATTTGCCATTTGGAAGTACTGACCTGCGACTTACCCGTTCCCGAGCCGTTCGGACAGGGGATTCCGGAGTGAAGCTGCTCCGCTCTGGGACAGGTGCCAATTGCTCACAAAAGGCGAGTGAAAATATCAGTGATCTGCACGAGGAAACGTCGGGGGTGAGTGGAAAATGCAAACTCGCATGCGTTCGTGCATCTAACGCAGAAAAAAGTGAAGGATGGTTGCGAGGGGAGGGGAAGACACAGAAAAAGAGGATCGTGAAAGAGGAGGTGGGGGGCGTTTATTCAAGCCTGCCTGATGCTCCTCAGGCCTTCGAGAGCCGATCGCATGTGTCGTGGTAACCGCAGGACCATTTGCATGCGGCAGACACGCTAA
This genomic stretch from Onychostoma macrolepis isolate SWU-2019 chromosome 25, ASM1243209v1, whole genome shotgun sequence harbors:
- the LOC131534496 gene encoding uncharacterized protein LOC131534496 isoform X3; the protein is MQNGQKAANWTTPGLQRLEKYKAGHVPCQLWMKSGPNRRTQLQSDSLYKAVKDASASCERRPETSTWSWGDFVQGSMHIFTGNGLKGFRYKTVNIYEMVAAAILCCAWPQRGEVYLLSGRVHLDPQPTPAQRQAENLLDLPFGSTDLRLTRSRAVRTGDSGVKLLRSGTGANCSQKASENISDLHEETSGVSGKCKLACVRASNAEKSEGWLRGEGKTQKKRIVKEEVGGVYSSLPDAPQAFESRSHVSW
- the LOC131534496 gene encoding uncharacterized protein LOC131534496 isoform X4; its protein translation is MQEYLMHFIGHVPCQLWMKSGPNRRTQLQSDSLYKAVKDASASCERRPETSTWSWGDFVQGSMHIFTGNGLKGFRYKTVNIYEMVAAAILCCAWPQRGEVYLLSGRVHLDPQPTPAQRQAENLLDLPFGSTDLRLTRSRAVRTGDSGVKLLRSGTGANCSQKASENISDLHEETSGVSGKCKLACVRASNAEKSEGWLRGEGKTQKKRIVKEEVGGVYSSLPDAPQAFESRSHVSW